The Bombus huntii isolate Logan2020A chromosome 11, iyBomHunt1.1, whole genome shotgun sequence genome includes a window with the following:
- the LOC126870920 gene encoding uncharacterized protein LOC126870920 — MWSTKDILAKLCILLFLCEHATCLVIPEELPTILSLIYSNIPPIKKGTDSRIGVGFRLGEHADFQMLFELGPQTETEPISNAGSKRRRDAMFSAAMRGELGSLAQAVAKYQLERKLQKELDRSKKTEKKSNAVATPANDDKNTVASEWLTKWSKDMGKSSEDRSSTGDVSVEKNVSTPAKIQTVQRIRQSSQSNEKRNTISDLKQLYKSQSDTEIEKRIT; from the exons ATGTGGAGTACGAAGGACATCCTAGCGAAGCTGTGTATCCTGCTGTTTCTTTGCGAAC ACGCAACGTGCCTCGTTATTCCGGAGGAATTGCCCACCATACTTTCGCTCATCTACTCCAACATCCCACCGATAAAGAAAG GTACCGACTCGAGGATAGGCGTTGGTTTCCGGCTTGGCGAACACGCGGACTTCCAGATGCTGTTTGAGTTGGGACCGCAAACGGAAACCGAGCCCATTAGCAATGCCGGCTCGAAGAGACGTCGAGAC GCGATGTTCAGCGCGGCGATGAGAGGAGAGCTCGGATCGCTGGCTCAGGCAGTGGCCAAGTACCAGTTGGAGCGCAAATTACAGAAGGAATTGGATAGATCGAAGAAGACGGAGAAGAAGTCGAATGCAGTGGCTACGCCAGCAAACGACGACAAAAAC ACTGTCGCCAGCGAATGGCTAACCAAGTGGAGCAAGGATATGGGCAAGTCGTCAGAGGATCGATCGTCTACGGGAGACGTTTCGGTTGAGAAGAACGTGTCGACGCCCGCGAAAATTCAAACCGTACAAAGGATAAGACAAAGTTCGCAATCGAATGAGAAGAGAAATACGATTTCCGACTTGAAACAATTGTACAAATCGCAGAGTGATACGGAGATAGAGAAGAGAATTACCtaa